The following proteins come from a genomic window of Nicotiana tomentosiformis chromosome 12, ASM39032v3, whole genome shotgun sequence:
- the LOC138903375 gene encoding uncharacterized protein yields the protein MDTLLPNCHVFMFDGKSNFETWYQEMKNSFKAIGLCSTIDEEFEKPPEGTTLTDDIATKLEKKRHLDYKARYYLAIKVELHVSKKYLDAKSSKEAWTILVKSYRRAAAIKKEKLQEFRSQFEVARMKPTESVKEFIARITEIVNDLRTNGEVLEEVKIIEKILQSLSLNFNTKKVTLEAIKDLSTLRFDDLEGELVTYERSLNQHKDETLDDAPLEKDDQSKEKEGTPIMTEINQEGQNSKIDEKRREGTCKFCCDRDFIESEEKSNNVQIDLPRISAIVKNEDLVARYARPKEIGVLQEKLFDGIEDEPSNEKSKTIHQEKVFDNLPKIKAEIT from the coding sequence ATGGATACTCTATTACCTAATTGTCATGTTTTTATGTTTGATGGCAAAAGTAATTTCGAAACTTGGTATCAAGAGATGAAGAATTCTTTTAAGGCAATTGGATTATGCTCCACCATTGATGAAGAATTTGAGAAACCCCCGGAAGGTACAACGTTGACGGATGATATAGCTACGAAATTGGAGAAGAAAAGACATTTAGATTATAAGGCACGCTACTATCTCGCCATCAAGGTTGAATTGCACGTATCTAAAAAATATTTGGATGCAAAGTCATCAAAAGAGGCTTGGACAATCTTGGTGAAGTCATATCGAAGAGCTGCTGCCATAAAGAAGGAGAAACTGCAAGAATTTAGGAGTCAATTTGAGGTGGCTCGTATGAAACCAACAGAGTCCGTTAAAGAATTCATTGCAAGAATTACTGAAATAGTCAATGATCTAAGGACCAATGGAGAAGTATTGGAAGAAGTTAAAATTATTGAGAAAATATTACAGTCTCTCAGTTTAAACTTTAACACCAAGAAAGTTACTCTTGAGGCTATCAAAGATCTTAGCACTCTCAGATTTGATGATTTAGAAGGCGAATTGGTGACATACGAGAGATCACTGAATCAACATAAAGATGAGACATTAGATGATGCACCGTTAGAAAAGGATGATcaatcaaaagaaaaagaaggcaCACCAATAATGACGGAAATAAATCAAGAAggccaaaattcaaaaatagatGAGAAAAGAAGAGAAGGTACATGTAAATTTTGTTGTGATAGAGATTTCATTGAAAGCGAAGAGAAGTCAAATAATGTTCAAATTGATCTTCCAAGAATTTCTGCGATTGTTAAAAATGAAGATTTGGTTGCGAGATATGCCCGTCCAAAAGAGATTGGCGTTTTACAAGAAAAGTTATTTGATGGTATTGAAGATGAACCTAGCAACGAAAAAAGCAAGACAATTCATCAAGAGAAAGTTTTTGATAATCTACCAAAGATTAAGGCAGAAATAACTTGA
- the LOC104120217 gene encoding LOB domain-containing protein 21-like, whose amino-acid sequence MKSNEPRSSSSCAACKLLKRRCTPNCQFAPYFRSDEPKKFANVHKVFGASNVSKILNDVPEDQRDDTVNSLVYEAEVRLRDPVYGCIGAIASLQRKMVELQHDLMLAQTRLAYFAAKQNPTTNCSLMLDYDPFNVANMMPSDFVDVPVTAGYLDSYAQNSFDMDHCASTNEFGQFPFP is encoded by the coding sequence ATGAAGAGTAACGAGCCACGTTCAAGCTCATCTTGTGCAGCTTGCAAGTTGTTAAAGAGAAGGTGCACTCCAAATTGTCAATTCGCTCCATATTTCCGGTCCGATGAGCCCAAGAAATTCGCCAACGTTCACAAGGTGTTTGGGGCTAGCAATGTGAGCAAGATCCTGAACGATGTGCCCGAGGATCAGCGAGATGATACCGTTAATTCTCTCGTTTACGAGGCCGAGGTGAGACTCAGGGACCCTGTTTATGGTTGCATTGGTGCCATAGCTTCGTTACAACGAAAAATGGTGGAGCTACAACATGATCTaatgcttgctcaaactcgccTTGCTTATTTTGCTGCAAAGCAAAACCCTACTACTAATTGTTCCTTAATGTTGGATTATGATCCTTTTAATGTCGCCAACATGATGCCTTCTGATTTTGTGGATGTTCCTGTCACCGCTGGGTACTTAGATAGCTATGCCCAAAATTCATTTGACATGGACCATTGTGCATCTACTAATGAGTTTGGCCAATTTCCATTCCCTTGA